In Fulvia fulva chromosome 10, complete sequence, a single window of DNA contains:
- a CDS encoding Diacylglycerol O-acyltransferase 2A encodes MSLNAEPADPVERQENGLPPKSFAEAAEEALEADEPPINEDAIKESPPRPTHARNTSEPRPLGEVIDDMERTPSPGSPALRHPKGRLENKSTSGSGSQESYAGVVASANGELPNGDGHGMPLPNLRNGIRHVNGNKTPEQLEGAGEDDTPRSPTRRAHKRVSSRNLQLTNGNATKSEKEQEQGLDGAIDKLEKEKKLEPGQVMYENLRNKSGENLASIVPDKDYELSLQQREDKPPTSEPPKELDAGRSASEKSDLVSGRRAGAGWSQSAIRWAPLNVPVQRRLQTLMVLVHTLSIVGGLAIFFMLCAIPILWPILLPYLIYVLLSRASIDGELSQRSDWFRRSKIWSLFGSYYPARLHRSQELEPTRKYIFGYHPHGIISHGAFAAFATEALGFSQLFPGITNTLLTLDSNFRIPLYRDYALHMGLASVSRESCENILSKGGPNGEGMGRAITIVIGGARESLDAKPYTLRLVLKRRKGFVKLAIRTGADLVPTLSFGENDLYDQFDATAHPWVHKGQLLVKKFMGFTVPLFHARGVFNYDVGMMPYRRPINVVVGKPIRIMQSKTPDPAYVDEIHAKYVEELVRIWDDWKDTFARCRQGELEIVE; translated from the exons ATGTCTCTCAACGCAGAGCCTGCAGATCCTGTGGAACGCCAGGAGAATGGCCTCCCACCGAAGAGCTTTGCTGAAGCTGCTGAGGAAGCGCTAGAGGCTGACGAGCCTCCGATCAACGAAGATGCGATCAAGGAATCTCCGCCGCGACCGACGCATGCGCGCAACACCAGCGAGCCACGACCATTGGGCGAGGTGATTGATGACATGGAGAGAACACCGTCGCCAGGAAGTCCAGCACTCCGACATCCAAAAGGAAGACTCGAGAACAAAAGCACAAGTGGTAGTGGCAGTCAGGAGAGCTACGCAGGGGTGGTAGCTTCCGCGAACGGCGAACTTCCCAATGGCGACGGACATGGAATGCCACTTCCCAACCTACGAAATGGCATCAGACACGTCAACGGCAACAAGACACCCGAACAGCTGGAAGGCGCGGGCGAAGACGATACACCTCGATCCCCAACTCGCAGAGCTCACAAACGCGTATCGTCGCGCAATCTGCAACTGACCAACGGCAACGCGACCAAGTCGGAGAAGGAGCAAGAGCAAGGGTTGGATGGAGCGATAGACAAGctcgagaaggagaagaagctGGAGCCAGGTCAAGTCATGTACGAGAATCTGCGCAACAAGAGCGGCGAGAACCTGGCCTCGATCGTGCCCGACAAGGACTACGAGCTCTCACTACAACAACGCGAAGACAAGCCACCAACCTCAGAACCACCTAAGGAGCTCGACGCTGGTCGTTCAGCTTCAGAGAAGAGTGATCTTGTCTCAGGGCGACGCGCAGGCGCAGGCTGGTCTCAAAGCGCAATTCGATGGGCACCTCTGAACGTCCCCGTCCAGCGCCGCCTCCAAACACTCATGGTCCTCGTCCACACCCTATCTATAGTCGGCGGTCTAGCAATCTTCTTCATGCTCTGCGCGATACCCATCCTATGGCCCATCCTCCTCCCCTACCTAATCTACGTCCTCCTCTCCCGCGCATCCATCGACGGCGAGCTCTCACAACGCTCAGACTGGTTCCGACGAAGCAAGATCTGGTCCCTCTTCGGCTCCTACTACCCAGCACGACTGCACCGCAGCCAGGAACTCGAGCCTACCCGGAAGTACATCTTCGGCTACCACCCCCACGGCATCATCAGCCACGGCGCCTTCGCAGCCTTCGCAACAGAAGCGCTAGGCTTCAGCCAGCTCTTCCCAGGCATCACCAACACCCTCCTCACCCTCGACTCGAACTTCCGCATCCCGCTCTACCGCGACTACGCCCTGCACATGGGCCTCGCATCAGTAAGTCGCGAGAGCTGCGAGAACATCCTCAGCAAAGGTGGACCCAACGGCGAAGGTATGGGTCGCGCCATCACGATCGTGATAGGAGGAGCAAGGGAATCCCTCGATGCGAAGCCTTACACTCTCCGCCTGGTGCTGAAGAGGAGGAAAGGCTTCGTCAAGCTCGCGATCAGAACAGGTGCAGACCTCGTTCCCACCTTATCATTCGGCGAGAACGATCTCTACGACCAATTCGACGCCACCGCGCATCCTTGGGTCCACAAGGGGCAGTTGCTTGTGAAGAAATTTATGGGATTCACA GTCCCTCTCTTCCACGCCCGCGGCGTCTTCAACTACGATGTAGGCATGATGCCCTACCGCCGCCCCATCAACGTCGTCGTCGGCAAACCTATTCGAATCATGCAATCGAAAACCCCAGATCCCGCTTACGTCGATGAGATTCATGCGAAATACGTCGAGGAGTTGGTGAGGATATGGGATGATTGGAAGGATACTTTTGCGAGGTGTCGGCAGGGTGAGCTGGAGATTGTGGAGTAA
- a CDS encoding DNA excision repair protein ckn1: MNTYLLNRQLGSISPLALASAQNNRLLQALAPATDINFALQLPNTTGPRNTSGTKDVAHASGVSSIAIDRFEGRYLISAGADSSLAVWDLESGTTGPNGSTTYVPLDNKARTSTTQSLGITHVSFYPFDSLALLTSGYDHTLRLFSSETLEASASFDIGSIVYSHATSTIASSHLLVACASQHPAVRLVDLQSGASTHSLAGHSGSVLTVAWHPKNEHILASGATDGVVRLWDVRRSASSLGVLDMDDSIGIAGYDGKGTGARRRERGKSHTGAVNGVVWTEDGQYLLSNGHDERMRVWDMIGGANTLANFGPGLKNATTTVVLPLIAPSHLSGTGKETIFYPNPKEIVSFDMHSGTALNRLRVRGLPGSQKAADTNVRDPKNRTTSLAWRAHNIELYSAHGDGTIRCWKPRTEEDILADKEESNDPIADIDAAERKRKREAFGDIVRDLTSKKITFS; this comes from the exons ATGAACACATACCTCCTCAACCGCCAGTTGGGCTCCATCAGCCCACTGGCGCTGGCTAGTGCGCAGAATAACAGGCTGTTGCAGGCATTAGCGCCAGCAACAGACATCAACTTTGCCCTTCAGCTGCCGAATACTACTGGCCCGCGAAATACGAGTGGGACCAAGGATGTTGCACATGCTTCGGGTGTCAGCAGCATTGCAATCGATAGATTTGAGGGCAGATA CTTGATCTCGGCAGGAGCAGACTCGTCCCTAGCTGTATGGGACCTCGAATCAGGAACGACGGGTCCCAATGGCTCGACGACATATGTCCCACTCGATAATAAAGCCAGGACATCCACGACGCAAAGTCTTGGCATCACCCATGTCTCGTTCTACCCGTTCGACAGCCTAGCGCTATTGACCAGTGGCTACGACCACACCCTGAGGCTGTTCTCATCAGAGACTCTGGAAGCGTCGGCGTCCTTCGACATCGGCTCCATAGTCTACTCCCATGCCACATCGACCATCGCCTCATCACATCTTCTCGTAGCATGTGCGTCTCAGCACCCAGCAGTCCGTCTGGTAGACCTGCAGTCCGGAGCCAGTACGCATTCCCTCGCAGGCCACTCTGGATCAGTCTTGACCGTAGCTTGGCACCCGAAGAACGAGCATATCCTGGCTAGCGGAGCTACTGATGGTGTGGTGCGCCTTTGGGATGTTCGTCGAAGCGCCAGCTCTCTCGGTGTCCTGGACATGGACGACAGTATCGGCATCGCAGGATACGACGGAAAGGGCACAGGAGCTCGAAGACGTGAACGCGGCAAGTCCCATACCGGAGCCGTTAATGGCGTCGTCTGGACTGAGGATGGGCAATACCTTCTATCAAATGGCCACGACGAGCGCATGAGAGTGTGGGACATGATCGGCGGCGCCAACACTCTTGCAAACTTCGGACCCGGACTCAAGAACGCCACCACCACAGTCGTGCTCCCTCTGATCGCACCCAGCCACCTCTCAGGAACCGGCAAGGAAACAATCTTCTACCCCAACCCCAAAGAGATCGTGTCCTTCGACATGCACTCAGGCACAGCGCTGAATCGTCTTCGAGTCCGCGGCCTCCCAGGCTCACAGAAGGCCGCCGACACGAACGTTCGCGATCCAAAGAACAGAACGACCTCCCTAGCATGGCGAGCCCATAACATCGAACTCTACTCCGCTCACGGCGACGGTACGATTCGGTGCTGGAAACCACGCACCGAGGAAGACATCCTCGCCGATAAAGAAGAGTCCAACGATCCAATCGCAGACATTGACGCCGCAGAGCGGAAACGCAAACGCGAGGCGTTCGGTGACATTGTCAGGGACTTGACGTCGAAGAAAATAACATTCTCATGA
- a CDS encoding Secretory component protein SHR3 — MATKGNSPFATFLIVGPTCFFLGILFALFPYDYNVLWTTPSTHPHFSADPTTDPRDTYFALQENHLKFLHASPPLISRILHIVIGTGLLGFMMKLYKPSEANMLFDGASLVLYMCGITVYIANIVKGLRTVTAGAYGGATLDEAGKVVTDQVIDGENVADFIGREDSLRVLAASNTILALVLVGVLVLQAGQWYAQRKEAEELEQMDKARDEKKAAKAAGANARESKKKL, encoded by the exons ATGGCCACCAAAGGCAACTCCCCCTTCGCGACCTTCCTCATCGTAGGAC CAACATGTTTCTTCCTCGGCATCCTCTTCGCCCTCTTCCCCTACGACTACAACGTCCTCTGGACCACCCCCTCCACGCACCCCCACTTCTCCGCCGACCCCACCACCGACCCCCGCGACACCTACTTCGCCCTGCAAGAAAACCACCTCAAATTCCTGCACGCCTCCCCACCCCTCATCTCCCGGATCCTGCACATCGTAATCGGCACCGGCCTCCTCGGCTTCATGATGAAACTCTACAAACCTTCCGAGGCCAACATGCTCTTCGACGGCGCGTCCCTGGTTCTCTACATGTGCGGGATTACTGTCTACATCGCGAATATTGTGAAGGGGCTCAGGACTGTGACGGCGGGGGCGTATGGCGGTGCGACGCTGGATGAGGCGGGGAAGGTCGTCACGGATCAGGTGATTGATGGGGAGAATGTGGCTGATTTCATTGGGAGGGAGGATAGTTTGAGGGTGTTGGCGGCGAGTAATACGATTCTTGCGCTGGTGCTGGTGGGAGTTTTGGTGTTGCAGGCGGGGCAGTGGTATGCGCAGAGGAAGGAGGCGGAGGAGTTGGAGCAGATGGATAAGGCGAGGGATGAGAAGAAGGCGGCGAAGGCGGCTGGAGCGAATGCGAGGGAGAGTAAGAAGAAGTTGTAG